The following coding sequences lie in one Anas acuta chromosome 17, bAnaAcu1.1, whole genome shotgun sequence genomic window:
- the VPS37B gene encoding vacuolar protein sorting-associated protein 37B, translating into MAVDARRLEALSLQELSALLDDEERLQDMAREMEEAQNVQHSKDMTLASNRSLAEDNLLFQPKLESLKANLTQKYQELQVLFEAYQIKKTKLDRQSSNASLETLLALLQTEGAKIEEDTENMAENFLDGEIPLDSFIDEYQSKRKLAHLRRVKIEKLQEMVLKGQRLPQVQPLAQPRAPDTTPAPQDSYSSDANPPPSVVPRRIPPPPPSVPAGRFPTPFTAAMSSGPALSYPGAPYPPLPPRPGAQSASQVSQPGYPSQFVPPYPPALPQRPPRFPPHPGFILQ; encoded by the exons ATGGCGGTGGACGCGCGGCGGCTGGAGGCGctgagcctgcaggagctgagcgCGCTGCTGGACGATGAGGAGCGGCTGCAGGACATGGCCCGCGAGATGGAGGAG GCCCAAAATGTTCAACACAGCAAAGACATGACTCTTGCCAGCAACCGCAGTCTGGCAGAGGACAATCTTCTGTTCCAGCCGAAGTTGGAGTCTTTGAAAGCAAATTTGACTCAAAAATATCAAGAGCTGCAAGTTCTTTTTGAAGCATAccagataaagaaaacaaaactag ACAGACAATCCAGTAATGCTTCACTGGAGACACTGCTAGCGCTCCTTCAGACAGAGGGGGCTAAGATTGAGGAAGACACAGAG AATATGGCAGAAAATTTTCTTGATGGTGAAATACCACTGGATTCCTTCATTGATGAGTACCAGAGCAAGCGTAAACTGGCTCACCTGCGACGTGTAAAAATTGAGAAGCTCCAAGAGATGGTGCTGAAGGGACAGAGACTTCCACAGGTTCAGCCGCTGGCTCAGCCGAGAGCACCTGACACAACACCAGCACCTCAAGATTCCTACAGTTCGGATGCAAACCCTCCTCCTTCAGTTGTGCCCCGACGAATACCACCCCCTCCGCCTTCAGTCCCAGCAGGACGCTTTCCTACTCCCTTTACTGCAGCCATGAGTTCAGGACCAGCTCTTTCTTATCCAGGTGCTCCGTATCCTCCTCTCCCACCTCGGCCGGGAGCTCAGTCTGCAAGTCAAGTGTCACAGCCAGGATACCCATCTCAGTTCGTACCACCGTATCCTCCAGCTCTTCCCCAAAGACCACCTCGCTTCCCACCACATCCTGGTTTTATCCTCCAGTGA